The following proteins are co-located in the Diaphorobacter sp. HDW4B genome:
- a CDS encoding recombination-associated protein RdgC: protein MFKNMIVYRIAESWQMELTQIEEALGKTLFEECGATQERSIGWVPPRGEEHGLLAESVGGQWILRLMTEAKVLPGSVLARKVKEKAARIEQETGRKPGKKESKELKEEAKLDLLPMAFTKQGSTWVWIDPEAHLLVLDTGSQGKADEVVTMLVDALPGFAVALLDTAESPQACMAHWLKEQEPPVGFSIDRECELKSADEAKAVVRYSRHPLDIDEIREHIDQGKLPTKLAMSWDDRVSFVLTESLQIKKVSFLDTVFEGQKQDDGGFDADVAIATGELTKLLPDLIEALGGEGRTELGGGTSTATARPASEKQPGPVGKSAAVTADGEDEEEDPPF from the coding sequence GTGTTCAAAAACATGATCGTGTATCGCATCGCCGAGTCTTGGCAGATGGAGTTGACGCAGATTGAAGAGGCGCTTGGCAAGACGCTGTTCGAGGAATGCGGCGCGACGCAGGAAAGATCCATTGGCTGGGTGCCTCCACGTGGCGAAGAGCACGGCCTGCTGGCCGAATCCGTGGGCGGGCAGTGGATCCTGCGCCTGATGACCGAAGCCAAGGTGTTGCCGGGCTCGGTGCTGGCACGCAAGGTCAAGGAAAAGGCTGCGCGCATCGAGCAGGAAACCGGTCGCAAGCCCGGCAAGAAGGAAAGCAAGGAGCTGAAAGAAGAAGCCAAGCTCGACCTGCTGCCCATGGCCTTCACCAAGCAGGGCTCGACCTGGGTGTGGATCGATCCCGAAGCGCATCTGCTGGTGCTGGACACCGGCAGCCAGGGCAAGGCCGACGAAGTGGTGACCATGCTGGTCGACGCGCTGCCGGGCTTTGCCGTGGCGCTGCTGGACACCGCAGAATCGCCACAGGCCTGCATGGCGCATTGGCTCAAGGAACAGGAACCGCCGGTGGGCTTCAGCATCGACCGTGAATGCGAACTCAAAAGCGCTGACGAAGCCAAGGCCGTGGTGCGCTACTCGCGCCATCCGCTGGACATCGACGAGATCCGCGAACACATCGATCAGGGCAAGCTACCGACCAAGCTCGCGATGAGCTGGGACGACCGCGTCTCGTTCGTGCTGACCGAAAGCCTGCAGATCAAGAAGGTGTCGTTCCTCGACACGGTGTTTGAAGGCCAGAAGCAGGACGATGGCGGCTTCGACGCCGACGTAGCGATTGCCACGGGCGAGCTTACCAAGCTGCTGCCCGATCTGATCGAGGCTCTGGGCGGCGAAGGCCGCACGGAGCTTGGCGGTGGTACCTCGACCGCAACTGCGCGTCCCGCGTCAGAAAAACAGCCGGGGCCTGTGGGCAAGTCCGCAGCGGTGACGGCCGATGGTGAGGACGAGGAAGAAGATCCGCCGTTCTGA
- a CDS encoding acetate--CoA ligase family protein, with product MKTSTHRLEPLLNPASIAIVGASNNPARIGGMPIAHLTKFGYQGQIFPINPKYEEVFGQRCYADIESLPEAPDLVVLAIAAPDVLAMLKRCAAKGARAVIVYAAGFAEEGEKGAALQAELEAYVATTDLVVAGPNAMGFANLNTQAHTNFASVFNTAPMQEGQGSVSLLTQSGNVCAAVYAIARRLGVAFSHFINTGNEACVDFAQYLEYLAQDDATEVAMGYIEELRDGERFIAAAETFARSDKLLILYKAGETEKGSEAVRSHTSALAGDQAVYQAAFRQLNIIQSNDFVQMAQLAHLAQYRHQSAGKRVAIITISGALGAILADKFIGAGLDVPTLPQALQDTLRAGIPDYGMVSNPVDVTGNVVNDPGFVRTAMEALAQSDAVDSVVIYAPGYMLDRMADDLCAVSAKFSKLFVAIDTGAAKTREQLRNGGVPVFEDIGVAVSSLSPFLLWQERRKHNRWLDVRHQSAPARTALPESLDEFRTKQLLVQHGMPAGAERVAANADEAAQAADAIGYPVVLKVLSADIAHKTEAGGVRLRLQSADEVRKAFDEVIASARNYAPEARIDGALICKMESGVAELIVGATRDPVFGMTLTVGLGGVLTELYKDVSHRVLPVDADIAREMLGELKAFPLLTGYRGRALGDVDAACAAIAAFSRAVLALQEQADEVEVNPLLVKQQGQGVCMLDALVLPADK from the coding sequence GTGAAAACTTCAACACACCGTCTTGAGCCGCTGCTCAATCCCGCGTCGATTGCCATCGTCGGCGCAAGCAACAATCCCGCTCGCATCGGCGGCATGCCGATCGCACATCTGACGAAGTTCGGCTATCAGGGTCAGATTTTTCCGATCAACCCGAAGTACGAAGAAGTGTTTGGCCAGCGCTGCTATGCCGACATCGAATCGCTGCCCGAAGCACCCGATCTCGTGGTGCTGGCGATTGCCGCGCCCGACGTGCTTGCGATGCTCAAGCGCTGCGCGGCCAAGGGCGCGCGTGCGGTGATCGTCTACGCGGCGGGCTTTGCCGAAGAAGGCGAAAAAGGCGCGGCGCTGCAGGCCGAACTCGAAGCGTATGTCGCGACGACGGATCTGGTCGTTGCCGGCCCGAACGCGATGGGCTTTGCAAACCTGAACACGCAGGCGCACACCAACTTCGCATCGGTGTTCAACACTGCGCCGATGCAGGAAGGCCAAGGCAGCGTCAGCCTGCTCACGCAAAGCGGCAACGTGTGCGCTGCGGTGTATGCGATTGCGCGCCGCCTGGGCGTTGCGTTCAGCCACTTCATCAACACCGGCAACGAGGCCTGCGTGGACTTCGCGCAATACCTCGAATACCTCGCGCAGGACGATGCGACCGAAGTGGCCATGGGCTACATCGAAGAGCTGCGCGATGGCGAGCGCTTCATCGCGGCGGCGGAAACCTTTGCGCGCAGCGACAAGCTGCTGATTCTCTACAAGGCGGGCGAGACCGAAAAAGGCTCGGAGGCCGTGCGTTCGCACACCTCGGCGCTTGCGGGCGATCAGGCGGTGTACCAGGCCGCGTTCCGTCAGCTCAACATCATCCAGAGCAATGACTTCGTGCAGATGGCGCAGCTCGCGCATCTGGCGCAGTACCGCCATCAAAGCGCTGGCAAGCGCGTGGCGATCATCACGATCTCGGGCGCGCTCGGCGCGATTCTTGCCGACAAGTTCATCGGCGCGGGGCTGGACGTGCCCACGCTGCCGCAAGCGCTGCAGGACACGCTGCGCGCCGGCATCCCCGACTACGGCATGGTGAGCAATCCGGTCGATGTGACGGGCAACGTGGTCAACGATCCAGGATTTGTGCGCACGGCGATGGAAGCGCTCGCGCAGTCCGACGCGGTGGACAGCGTGGTGATCTACGCGCCCGGCTACATGCTCGACCGCATGGCGGACGATCTGTGCGCGGTGTCGGCGAAGTTCTCCAAGCTGTTCGTCGCCATCGACACCGGAGCGGCCAAGACGCGCGAGCAACTGCGCAACGGCGGCGTGCCGGTGTTCGAGGACATCGGCGTCGCGGTCTCGTCGCTTTCGCCTTTCCTGCTGTGGCAGGAGCGTCGCAAGCACAACCGTTGGCTCGATGTGCGCCATCAGAGCGCTCCCGCGCGCACCGCGTTGCCGGAAAGCCTTGATGAATTCCGCACCAAGCAATTGCTGGTGCAGCACGGCATGCCCGCAGGCGCGGAGCGCGTTGCTGCCAACGCGGACGAAGCGGCGCAAGCGGCGGATGCGATTGGCTATCCCGTCGTGCTGAAAGTGCTGTCCGCCGACATCGCGCACAAGACCGAAGCCGGTGGCGTGCGTCTGCGTCTGCAAAGCGCAGATGAGGTGCGCAAGGCCTTCGATGAAGTGATCGCAAGTGCCAGAAACTACGCTCCCGAAGCGCGCATCGACGGTGCGCTGATCTGCAAGATGGAATCGGGCGTGGCCGAACTCATCGTCGGCGCGACGCGCGATCCGGTGTTCGGCATGACGCTGACCGTGGGCCTCGGCGGCGTGCTGACCGAGCTCTACAAGGACGTGAGCCACCGCGTGCTGCCAGTCGATGCGGATATCGCCCGCGAGATGCTCGGCGAGCTGAAAGCCTTCCCGCTGCTCACCGGCTATCGCGGTCGCGCGCTGGGTGATGTGGACGCTGCGTGCGCCGCCATCGCAGCCTTCTCGCGCGCCGTGCTGGCCTTGCAGGAGCAGGCCGACGAGGTCGAAGTGAACCCCCTGCTCGTCAAGCAGCAAGGCCAGGGCGTGTGCATGCTCGACGCGCTGGTGCTGCCTGCAGACAAGTGA
- a CDS encoding IclR family transcriptional regulator encodes MDKPASKPTESATGTAGAQSLRRALSLLRLLAEHQEDGITLTEVMAASGLERSTAHRLLSCLAEEQFAERDPDTKSYRLGIDAMQLGFASMRRVPLVDNCKPLMQKLARMSGDTVFLVIRQGDYCLCLAREEGHFPVKVFTTDVGGRRLLGLGAGGLALMSQLSDAEIERIHDRHAEEYLHANFTRECLLQAVRRTRAIGYADITDTLTVGVSGVGCTFTASASTQAAISFGAISPRLPPERKKEMAKLLMEQLIQQRSATGDGGQPA; translated from the coding sequence ATGGACAAACCGGCTTCCAAACCCACCGAGAGCGCGACAGGCACCGCTGGCGCACAAAGCCTGCGCCGCGCGCTCAGCCTGCTGCGCCTGCTGGCCGAGCACCAGGAAGACGGCATCACGCTCACCGAGGTGATGGCCGCGTCGGGCCTGGAGCGCTCCACCGCCCACCGCCTGCTCTCGTGCCTGGCCGAAGAGCAGTTCGCCGAACGCGATCCCGACACCAAGTCCTACCGCCTCGGCATCGACGCCATGCAACTCGGCTTCGCATCCATGCGCCGCGTGCCGCTTGTGGACAACTGCAAACCCCTCATGCAGAAGCTCGCGCGCATGTCAGGCGACACGGTGTTCCTCGTGATCCGCCAGGGCGACTACTGCCTGTGCCTGGCCCGCGAGGAAGGGCACTTCCCCGTGAAAGTCTTCACCACCGACGTCGGCGGCCGCCGCCTGCTCGGCCTCGGCGCAGGCGGCCTGGCGCTGATGTCGCAACTCTCCGACGCCGAAATCGAACGCATCCACGACCGCCACGCCGAGGAATACCTGCACGCCAACTTCACCCGCGAATGCCTGCTCCAAGCCGTGCGCCGCACCCGCGCCATCGGCTACGCGGACATCACCGACACGCTCACCGTCGGCGTCTCGGGCGTCGGCTGCACCTTCACCGCATCGGCCAGCACCCAGGCCGCCATCAGCTTCGGCGCCATCTCGCCGCGCCTGCCACCCGAGCGCAAAAAGGAAATGGCCAAGCTGCTGATGGAGCAATTGATACAGCAAAGATCCGCCACCGGGGATGGTGGACAACCTGCTTGA
- a CDS encoding Spy/CpxP family protein refolding chaperone — protein MARSTLFSTRTFAATALAAAMLAAVAVPSIAQTTAPAPATTASAPADAKPAHRGHHERKQRMTPEQRQERMAKHAEAFKQKLKITADQEPAWTAFQQSMQPKDRPDHARLDPKEMDKLTTPERIDRMRAMHAQRTAEMDRRGEAVKTFYAALKPEQQKVFDQESHRMGHRFGPGGEHGPRDGGPKGDAPRRGGHDGKHRAHHHGEGKPTPPAAPTASAPAQ, from the coding sequence ATGGCCCGCTCTACTCTCTTCAGTACCCGTACTTTCGCTGCAACCGCACTGGCCGCGGCCATGTTGGCCGCAGTCGCCGTTCCCTCCATCGCCCAGACCACGGCCCCCGCACCGGCCACCACAGCTTCGGCACCAGCCGATGCCAAGCCCGCCCATCGCGGTCACCACGAACGCAAGCAACGCATGACGCCCGAGCAGCGCCAGGAACGCATGGCCAAGCACGCCGAAGCGTTCAAGCAAAAGCTCAAGATCACCGCCGATCAGGAACCCGCCTGGACCGCCTTCCAACAATCCATGCAGCCCAAGGATCGCCCCGATCACGCCCGCTTGGATCCCAAGGAAATGGACAAGCTGACCACGCCCGAACGCATCGACCGCATGCGCGCCATGCACGCCCAGCGCACCGCCGAGATGGACCGCCGTGGCGAAGCGGTGAAGACCTTCTACGCAGCGCTCAAGCCCGAGCAGCAGAAGGTGTTCGATCAGGAAAGCCACCGTATGGGTCACCGCTTCGGTCCCGGCGGCGAACACGGCCCACGTGATGGCGGCCCCAAGGGCGATGCGCCCCGCCGTGGCGGCCACGATGGCAAGCACCGTGCACATCACCACGGCGAAGGCAAGCCCACGCCACCCGCAGCGCCCACAGCGTCTGCTCCGGCCCAGTAA
- a CDS encoding 3-deoxy-7-phosphoheptulonate synthase gives MTQTTTPTSTSAANKPKISTLDTTRIDDVRIKEVRPLLTPALLQEWLPTPPSALEVVEGSRAAISRVLHGQDDRLVVVVGPCSIHDHDQAIEYACKLKKQAEALSQDLLVVMRVYFEKPRTTVGWKGYINDPRMDGSFAINDGVQMARALLLDILELGLPVATEFLDLLSPQFISDLVSWGAIGARTTESQSHRQLASGLSCPVGFKNGTDGGVKVASDAILAAESAHAFMGMTKMGQSAIFETRGNKDCHVILRGGKQPNYSADDVNAACELLKKSGLREQVMIDLSHANSSKQHARQIVVAEDVAGQVAAGDTRIMGLMIESHLEEGRQDIVPGEPLKHGVSVTDACISFEQTVPVLEQLAAAVRTRRSKRAAG, from the coding sequence ATGACTCAGACCACCACCCCCACGTCCACTTCGGCTGCAAACAAGCCCAAGATCTCCACACTGGATACCACGCGCATCGACGACGTGCGCATCAAGGAAGTCCGCCCTTTGCTCACCCCGGCGCTGCTGCAGGAATGGCTGCCCACGCCGCCCTCGGCGCTGGAAGTCGTCGAAGGCAGCCGCGCGGCCATCTCGCGCGTGCTGCACGGTCAGGATGACCGTCTGGTGGTGGTCGTCGGCCCTTGCTCGATCCACGACCACGACCAGGCCATCGAATACGCCTGCAAGCTGAAAAAGCAGGCCGAGGCGCTGTCGCAGGACCTGCTGGTGGTGATGCGCGTGTACTTCGAGAAGCCGCGCACCACGGTCGGCTGGAAGGGCTACATCAACGACCCGCGCATGGACGGCAGCTTTGCCATCAACGACGGCGTGCAGATGGCGCGCGCGCTGCTGCTCGACATCCTCGAACTCGGCCTGCCGGTGGCCACCGAATTCCTCGACCTGCTCTCGCCGCAGTTCATCAGCGATCTGGTGAGCTGGGGCGCGATCGGCGCACGCACGACGGAGAGCCAAAGCCATCGCCAGCTCGCAAGCGGGCTCTCGTGCCCGGTGGGCTTCAAGAACGGCACGGACGGCGGCGTGAAGGTGGCTTCGGACGCCATCCTCGCGGCCGAATCGGCGCACGCCTTCATGGGCATGACCAAGATGGGCCAGAGCGCGATCTTCGAGACGCGCGGCAACAAGGACTGCCACGTGATCCTGCGCGGCGGCAAGCAGCCCAACTACAGCGCCGACGACGTGAACGCGGCCTGCGAACTGCTCAAGAAATCGGGCCTGCGCGAGCAGGTGATGATCGACCTGTCGCACGCCAACAGCAGCAAGCAGCACGCGCGCCAGATCGTCGTGGCAGAAGACGTGGCAGGCCAGGTGGCTGCGGGCGACACGCGCATCATGGGCCTGATGATCGAAAGCCACCTCGAAGAAGGCCGCCAGGACATCGTGCCCGGCGAACCCCTCAAGCACGGCGTGTCAGTGACGGACGCGTGCATCAGCTTCGAGCAGACCGTGCCGGTGCTGGAGCAGCTCGCCGCAGCCGTGCGCACACGCCGCTCCAAGCGCGCTGCGGGCTGA
- a CDS encoding enoyl-CoA hydratase, whose protein sequence is MANYETLEIENHGAVRRILLAREAQRNAQSQQMLDELMAAFDEARVDNSVNVVVLGGKGAHFSAGHDLKQAQAERANFTVEERWAYEELRYFDYSMKIWDFPKPTIAQVQGACVAGGFMIANMCDLVVASESAYFSDPVGHTLGAAATEVLIHPWVMGARKAKEMLFTGGKISAQEAKEIGMVNRVVSDAELSDATLALAQQIAKAPPFGLHLIKRSINRSLDSQGLRTALAAHFDTHQLSHLSEGFLTARDRGLANAIQKNPEKA, encoded by the coding sequence ATGGCGAACTACGAGACGCTCGAGATCGAAAACCACGGCGCAGTGCGCCGCATCCTGCTGGCGCGCGAGGCCCAGCGCAATGCGCAGAGCCAGCAGATGCTGGACGAGTTGATGGCCGCGTTCGACGAGGCGCGTGTGGACAACTCGGTGAACGTCGTCGTGCTCGGCGGCAAGGGTGCGCATTTTTCGGCGGGGCACGACCTCAAGCAGGCGCAGGCCGAGCGCGCGAACTTCACCGTGGAGGAGCGCTGGGCGTATGAAGAGCTGCGCTACTTCGACTACTCGATGAAGATCTGGGACTTCCCCAAGCCGACCATCGCGCAGGTGCAGGGCGCGTGCGTGGCGGGCGGCTTCATGATCGCCAACATGTGCGATCTGGTGGTGGCCAGCGAGAGCGCGTATTTCTCCGACCCGGTTGGCCACACGCTGGGCGCGGCAGCCACCGAAGTGCTGATCCACCCGTGGGTGATGGGCGCGCGCAAGGCCAAGGAGATGCTGTTCACCGGCGGCAAGATCAGCGCGCAGGAAGCGAAAGAAATCGGCATGGTCAACCGCGTGGTGAGCGATGCGGAACTGTCCGACGCCACGCTCGCGCTTGCGCAGCAGATCGCCAAGGCACCGCCATTCGGGCTGCATCTCATCAAGCGTTCGATCAACCGCTCGCTCGATTCGCAAGGTCTGCGCACGGCGCTGGCCGCGCACTTCGACACGCACCAGCTCTCGCACCTGAGCGAAGGCTTTCTGACGGCGCGCGATCGCGGTCTGGCCAATGCGATCCAGAAGAACCCAGAGAAGGCTTGA
- a CDS encoding acyl-CoA dehydrogenase family protein has translation MDFALNDEQQMLQESAQRFFADHHPLTRARKALPFSDAAQQALWRDMAEMGWMALLAPEAMDGLGLGLTDAYLVAETAGSQLLNLPWASSAVLLSLWIKFAEKNAPEALKSLLIGILAGDRVAHCVDASDKLWDFSAQCTDLVVVRGLEDIHRPLEIAIIPASTTGESGLDPTILQSPGAATDLPWQQLDLSTADRAHARSAHRLMLCAELIGVAQAALQLGASYAKERVQFGKPIGSYQAIKHQLANAWMAVDNARLSALYATAAMDGHLPDAAFACAAAEFTAIEGALQTTRTVMQVHGGMGFTWEHDAHLYLKRAQLLAARLDGASKALTRVEELALA, from the coding sequence ATGGATTTCGCACTCAACGACGAGCAGCAGATGCTGCAGGAATCGGCACAGCGCTTCTTCGCCGACCACCATCCACTCACCCGCGCCCGCAAGGCGCTGCCGTTTTCCGACGCCGCGCAGCAAGCGCTGTGGCGCGACATGGCAGAGATGGGCTGGATGGCCCTGCTCGCCCCCGAAGCCATGGATGGACTGGGGCTGGGCCTGACCGATGCCTATCTGGTCGCCGAGACGGCGGGCAGCCAACTGCTCAATCTGCCCTGGGCGAGCAGCGCGGTCTTGCTGTCCCTCTGGATCAAGTTTGCTGAAAAAAACGCGCCAGAGGCCCTCAAATCGCTTCTGATCGGCATTCTTGCCGGGGATCGAGTGGCGCATTGCGTCGATGCGAGCGACAAACTGTGGGATTTCTCTGCGCAATGCACCGATCTGGTCGTGGTGCGCGGGCTTGAAGATATCCACAGGCCGCTCGAAATCGCCATCATCCCGGCGTCGACAACCGGCGAGTCGGGCCTCGATCCGACGATCCTGCAATCGCCAGGCGCTGCAACCGACCTGCCATGGCAGCAGCTCGACTTATCCACAGCCGACCGCGCACATGCCCGCAGCGCGCACCGCTTGATGCTCTGCGCCGAACTCATCGGTGTGGCGCAGGCAGCGCTGCAACTGGGCGCGAGCTATGCGAAGGAGCGCGTGCAGTTCGGCAAGCCCATCGGCAGCTACCAGGCCATCAAGCACCAGCTCGCGAATGCGTGGATGGCTGTGGACAACGCGCGCCTGTCCGCGCTCTACGCCACGGCCGCGATGGACGGCCATCTGCCCGACGCCGCATTCGCCTGCGCCGCAGCCGAGTTCACGGCCATCGAAGGCGCGCTGCAGACCACGCGCACGGTAATGCAGGTGCACGGCGGCATGGGCTTCACGTGGGAGCACGACGCGCACCTGTACCTCAAGCGCGCCCAACTGCTGGCGGCGCGGCTGGACGGCGCGTCGAAGGCGCTTACGCGGGTGGAGGAACTGGCGCTGGCGTAA
- a CDS encoding tripartite tricarboxylate transporter substrate binding protein, whose translation MVIKKIISTVAIAAAAVCGTAYAQGGNYPSKPVTIVVPFSPGGATDIMSRTLAERLKNRLGQPVIVENKPGAGTMIASEFVAKSAPDGHTVLLAASSLGIAPALYSKVNYDPVKDFTPISLVASVVHVLSVHPSVPAKNVAELVTWVKANPTKANYGSVGAGTSTHLESELFNTMAGVKMEHVPYKGSAPALLDLVSGNINVMFDAYASSKPFIADNKIRLLAVTTAQRSKLLPNVPTVAESGLPGYEAMPWLGFVAPAGTPAPVVNKFHAELMEVLKEPAVQEKFQSLGLDIIGNKPAEFSEFIKKDIVKWAKVVKDSGAKAD comes from the coding sequence ATGGTCATCAAGAAAATCATCTCGACCGTCGCCATCGCGGCCGCAGCCGTTTGCGGCACAGCTTATGCACAGGGCGGTAACTACCCGAGCAAGCCCGTCACCATCGTCGTGCCGTTCTCGCCGGGCGGTGCCACCGACATCATGTCGCGCACATTGGCCGAGCGTCTGAAGAACCGTCTCGGCCAACCTGTGATCGTCGAGAACAAGCCCGGCGCGGGCACGATGATCGCGTCCGAGTTCGTCGCCAAGTCGGCACCCGACGGCCACACCGTGCTGCTTGCCGCATCGTCGCTGGGCATTGCGCCCGCGCTGTACAGCAAGGTCAACTACGACCCGGTGAAGGACTTCACACCGATCTCGCTCGTGGCCTCGGTCGTGCACGTGCTCAGCGTGCACCCCAGCGTGCCCGCCAAGAACGTCGCCGAACTGGTGACCTGGGTGAAGGCCAATCCCACCAAGGCCAACTACGGCTCGGTCGGCGCTGGCACGTCGACGCATCTGGAATCCGAACTCTTCAACACCATGGCCGGCGTGAAGATGGAACACGTGCCGTACAAGGGCAGCGCGCCTGCGTTGCTCGATCTGGTCAGCGGCAACATCAACGTGATGTTCGACGCGTATGCATCGTCCAAGCCCTTCATCGCCGATAACAAGATCCGTCTGCTCGCCGTGACCACCGCACAGCGATCCAAGCTGCTGCCCAACGTGCCCACGGTGGCGGAATCCGGCCTGCCCGGCTACGAAGCCATGCCCTGGCTCGGTTTTGTCGCACCCGCAGGCACACCCGCGCCGGTCGTGAACAAGTTCCACGCAGAACTCATGGAAGTCCTCAAGGAACCCGCCGTGCAGGAAAAATTCCAGTCCCTCGGCCTCGACATCATCGGCAACAAGCCAGCCGAGTTCTCCGAGTTCATCAAGAAGGACATCGTGAAGTGGGCCAAGGTGGTGAAGGATTCCGGCGCAAAAGCGGACTGA
- a CDS encoding SDR family NAD(P)-dependent oxidoreductase: MTTTRPVALVTGSTSGIGAAIAKRLAADGYSVVLHSRSSVETGQAMANELPGACYVQADLANEEDRKRLIRETLLECGRLDVLVNNAGISQVIPHGDLLAATPEVWHEMHEVNVVAPFRLIAHAQEALRASAALRGKPACVVNISSHAGVRPKGASIPYSASKAALNHMTRLLALNLAPDIRVNAIAPGLVDTPLTETWTAARQLWNEKSPMKRGAKPEDIAQVVAMLVASDYLTGEVVLSDGGLNLT, translated from the coding sequence ATGACCACCACCCGTCCAGTCGCTCTCGTCACCGGATCCACCAGTGGAATCGGTGCCGCCATCGCCAAACGTCTCGCGGCCGACGGATATTCCGTCGTGCTCCACTCCAGAAGCAGCGTCGAAACCGGTCAGGCCATGGCCAACGAACTGCCCGGCGCCTGTTATGTGCAAGCCGACTTGGCCAACGAGGAAGACCGCAAACGCCTGATCCGCGAAACCCTGCTGGAATGCGGACGGCTGGACGTGCTTGTGAATAACGCTGGAATAAGTCAGGTCATCCCGCACGGCGACCTGCTGGCCGCCACGCCCGAGGTCTGGCACGAGATGCACGAAGTCAACGTCGTCGCGCCTTTTCGCCTGATCGCACACGCCCAGGAAGCCCTGCGCGCATCGGCAGCACTGCGCGGCAAACCCGCCTGCGTGGTCAACATCAGCTCGCATGCGGGCGTGCGCCCCAAGGGTGCGTCGATCCCCTACTCCGCCAGCAAGGCCGCGCTCAACCACATGACCAGGCTGCTCGCGCTGAATCTCGCCCCCGACATCCGCGTCAACGCCATCGCACCGGGGCTGGTCGATACACCTCTCACCGAAACCTGGACGGCAGCGCGTCAACTGTGGAACGAAAAGTCGCCCATGAAACGCGGCGCCAAGCCCGAAGACATCGCGCAAGTGGTGGCGATGCTGGTGGCGTCGGACTATCTGACGGGCGAGGTGGTGCTGTCGGATGGCGGCTTGAATCTGACCTGA
- a CDS encoding acyl-CoA dehydrogenase family protein: MQVGYSTEDEAFRITLRDWFETHFPAFKAAWPTEPDPNNFEWRRAWEDYVCAAGWSGLGWPEQFGGKNWPLTRQAIFHEEQARIGAPLGVNIIGHGILGPTLIHFASDAQKQRYLPGILSNKDIWCQGYSEPGAGSDLASLSTRAERKDDHWLLNGHKVWTSFAHIADYCFVLARTDATAQRHKGISFLLVDMKLPGVRVEPIRQITGESDFNEVFFDDVKVPLDALVGEENGGWRLAMAAASFERGTYFIPRQVRFTQEVQALKNLAVNTPDDDGKTALDNPHLRRDIARLAVDSHVLKLKTFRALTNALRGGPPGPEGSATKLHWSESHQKLMVLANEVLGERALAGAEPHSADREAAGWTRDYLWTRAETILAGTSEVQRNILAEQMLGLPKG; the protein is encoded by the coding sequence ATGCAAGTGGGCTACTCAACTGAAGACGAAGCCTTCCGCATCACATTGCGCGACTGGTTCGAAACCCACTTCCCCGCGTTCAAGGCCGCCTGGCCGACGGAACCCGATCCCAACAATTTCGAATGGCGCAGAGCCTGGGAAGACTACGTGTGCGCCGCAGGCTGGTCCGGCCTTGGCTGGCCCGAGCAGTTCGGCGGCAAGAACTGGCCGCTCACGCGCCAGGCGATCTTTCATGAAGAGCAGGCCCGCATCGGCGCGCCGCTGGGCGTGAACATCATCGGCCACGGCATTCTCGGCCCCACGCTGATCCACTTCGCCAGCGATGCGCAGAAGCAGCGCTATCTGCCCGGCATTCTGAGCAACAAGGACATCTGGTGCCAGGGCTATTCCGAGCCCGGCGCGGGATCGGATCTCGCATCGCTTTCCACACGCGCCGAGCGCAAGGACGACCACTGGCTGCTCAATGGTCACAAGGTGTGGACCTCGTTCGCCCATATCGCCGATTACTGCTTCGTGCTCGCGCGCACCGACGCGACGGCGCAGCGCCACAAGGGCATCAGCTTTCTGCTGGTCGACATGAAGCTGCCGGGAGTGCGCGTGGAGCCGATTCGCCAGATCACCGGCGAGTCCGATTTCAACGAGGTCTTCTTTGACGACGTGAAGGTGCCGCTCGATGCGCTGGTCGGCGAAGAAAACGGCGGCTGGCGTCTGGCGATGGCGGCGGCCAGCTTCGAGCGCGGCACGTATTTCATTCCGCGTCAGGTGCGCTTCACGCAGGAAGTGCAGGCGCTGAAAAATCTGGCCGTCAACACGCCGGACGATGACGGCAAAACCGCACTCGACAACCCGCATCTGCGCCGCGACATCGCACGCCTTGCGGTGGACAGCCACGTGCTCAAGCTGAAGACCTTCCGCGCGCTCACCAACGCGCTGCGCGGCGGGCCGCCGGGGCCGGAGGGCTCTGCCACCAAGCTGCACTGGAGCGAATCGCACCAGAAGCTCATGGTGCTGGCCAACGAGGTGCTGGGCGAACGTGCGCTCGCGGGCGCCGAGCCGCACAGTGCCGACCGCGAGGCTGCGGGCTGGACGCGCGACTACCTCTGGACCCGCGCCGAGACGATTCTGGCGGGCACGTCGGAAGTCCAAAGAAACATTCTGGCCGAGCAGATGCTGGGCTTGCCCAAGGGTTGA